The following are encoded in a window of Qipengyuania soli genomic DNA:
- a CDS encoding alpha/beta hydrolase has protein sequence MSEVQFHELPEGRRIAFRHTPGSGPTLVFLPGYMSDMAGGKATALFDWAQANGNACLLLDYSGCGVSDGDFADGTLSRWRDEVLALVEASTTGPIIVIGSSMGGWLMLLVGQALGDRLAGLVGIASAPDFTEWGRSASDKARLAAGEPVYDDNPYGPEPTPMHPGFFADGQAQLQLGSIIPIDAPCHLIHGQRDADVPWDISMQLARALRSEAVQVTLVKDGDHRLSREQDITLLLRTVAALLETVS, from the coding sequence ATGAGCGAAGTGCAATTCCACGAGCTTCCCGAAGGGCGCCGGATCGCTTTCCGTCACACGCCGGGTTCGGGCCCCACGCTGGTCTTCCTGCCCGGCTACATGTCCGACATGGCCGGGGGGAAGGCGACCGCGCTGTTCGACTGGGCACAGGCGAACGGGAATGCATGCCTGCTCCTCGACTACTCGGGCTGCGGGGTCAGCGACGGCGATTTCGCCGACGGCACGCTGTCGCGCTGGCGCGACGAGGTGCTCGCGCTGGTCGAGGCGAGCACGACTGGCCCGATCATCGTTATCGGCTCGTCCATGGGCGGATGGCTGATGCTGCTCGTCGGGCAGGCGCTGGGCGATCGCCTCGCCGGCCTCGTCGGCATTGCCTCGGCGCCAGATTTCACCGAATGGGGCCGCAGCGCGAGCGACAAGGCCAGGCTCGCGGCGGGTGAGCCGGTCTACGACGATAACCCCTACGGACCCGAGCCCACGCCCATGCATCCCGGTTTCTTCGCCGACGGGCAGGCGCAGCTGCAACTGGGCAGCATTATCCCCATCGACGCGCCCTGCCACCTGATCCACGGCCAACGCGATGCGGACGTGCCGTGGGACATTTCCATGCAACTGGCGCGCGCCCTGCGTTCGGAAGCCGTACAGGTGACGTTGGTAAAGGATGGCGACCACCGGCTTTCGCGGGAACAGGACATCACCCTGCTCTTGCGCACGGTCGCGGCCCTTTTGGAGACAGTTTCTTGA
- a CDS encoding M48 family metallopeptidase: MEDSFRSAAEWYDGTNALRHEGHLEWDGRGGFVVDGSTSRMEFAAADLHFLEARPGRILYRRESAPDFRLILPADLPPGLAAHLPAKSEYGAWVDRLGIGRAVAIFAVASAAAVALFMTAPDWLGPRIPDSWERNLGQAMIGDFGGRICHTPQGDAALKKLLDAVDPAATQVNAGVANIGMVNAVALPGGQVLLFDGIVQQAESPEELAGVLGHEVGHVRERHVMTALMRQFGLSVLLAGANTGVGDTMAGVASMGYSREAEREADQYARARLAESDISPLGAADFFERVAEESGEGKDQNAVVGWLASHPAAGERAREFKAAAKKGKTYHPVLTGAEFEALKSMCKDDPEVEEFELF, encoded by the coding sequence ATGGAAGACAGCTTTCGCAGCGCAGCAGAATGGTATGACGGCACCAACGCGCTGCGCCACGAAGGTCATCTCGAATGGGACGGGCGCGGGGGCTTCGTGGTCGATGGATCGACGTCGCGCATGGAGTTCGCGGCGGCCGACCTGCACTTCCTCGAAGCCCGACCCGGCCGCATTCTCTACCGCCGCGAGAGTGCGCCCGATTTCCGCCTGATCCTGCCTGCAGACCTCCCACCCGGACTTGCCGCGCACCTGCCCGCGAAAAGCGAATACGGGGCCTGGGTCGACCGGCTCGGCATCGGCCGCGCAGTCGCCATCTTCGCCGTAGCGAGCGCCGCCGCGGTGGCCCTGTTCATGACCGCGCCCGACTGGCTCGGCCCGCGTATCCCTGACAGCTGGGAGCGCAATCTGGGACAGGCCATGATCGGCGATTTCGGTGGTCGCATCTGCCACACGCCGCAGGGTGACGCCGCATTGAAGAAACTCCTCGACGCAGTCGATCCGGCAGCGACGCAGGTCAACGCCGGAGTGGCGAACATCGGCATGGTCAACGCCGTCGCCCTGCCGGGCGGACAGGTGCTGCTGTTCGACGGCATCGTCCAGCAGGCCGAAAGCCCTGAAGAGCTCGCCGGCGTACTCGGGCACGAGGTCGGCCACGTGCGCGAGCGCCACGTCATGACCGCGCTGATGCGCCAGTTCGGCTTATCGGTCCTCCTCGCCGGAGCCAATACAGGCGTGGGTGACACCATGGCAGGGGTCGCTTCGATGGGATACAGCCGCGAGGCCGAGCGCGAGGCCGACCAGTATGCCCGCGCACGTCTGGCGGAAAGCGACATCTCGCCTCTCGGAGCCGCAGACTTCTTCGAACGTGTCGCCGAGGAAAGCGGCGAGGGCAAGGACCAGAACGCCGTGGTCGGCTGGCTGGCGAGCCACCCTGCAGCAGGCGAACGGGCCCGCGAGTTCAAGGCCGCAGCAAAGAAGGGCAAGACCTATCACCCTGTCCTGACCGGGGCCGAGTTCGAAGCACTCAAGTCGATGTGCAAGGACGATCCCGAGGTGGAGGAATTCGAGCTCTTCTGA
- a CDS encoding YjgN family protein produces the protein MQESGDYEEAQSAFVFEGNWREFAPIALTNLLLTIVTLGIYRFWATARERRYLWSRSRFVDENLEWAGTGMELFLGFLIVLALFGVPYFIVSFGAQALIARGYEIAGLLLLFGSMIAIFYLIGVARFRGLRYRLSRTRWRGIRGGSDDNGMFYGLSYMWKTMAGWIPAGLLIPWSMTSLWNERWNRMSFGPYEFEADSEAGNVFGRFLLFYLAPFVLFVGGVAMAGMGMLAGYGVGGEDGMAVGGVLGIIGLALFFYLGLGLIAVAFYAKYYREVVGSTRWRNLQFSFEASTMDWVKLLVGDALLVVFTFGLGFVFLTYRHWKFFMTHMEAGGEILLDELTQSTTATSRHGEGLLDAFDMGAI, from the coding sequence ATGCAGGAATCTGGCGATTACGAGGAGGCGCAGAGCGCCTTCGTCTTCGAGGGCAACTGGCGCGAGTTTGCGCCCATTGCATTGACCAACCTGCTCCTGACCATTGTCACGCTGGGGATCTATCGTTTCTGGGCGACCGCGCGGGAGCGTCGCTACCTGTGGTCGCGCAGCCGCTTCGTCGATGAGAACCTTGAATGGGCGGGCACGGGAATGGAGCTGTTCCTCGGCTTCCTCATTGTGCTCGCGCTGTTCGGCGTCCCTTATTTCATCGTCAGCTTCGGCGCGCAGGCGCTGATCGCGCGCGGATACGAGATCGCAGGCCTCCTGCTCCTGTTCGGGTCGATGATCGCGATCTTCTACCTCATCGGCGTCGCCCGATTCCGCGGCCTGCGTTACCGCCTTTCGCGCACGCGCTGGCGCGGCATCCGTGGCGGCAGCGACGACAACGGCATGTTCTACGGCCTCTCTTACATGTGGAAGACCATGGCGGGCTGGATCCCGGCAGGACTCCTCATCCCATGGTCGATGACCAGCCTGTGGAACGAGCGCTGGAACAGGATGAGCTTCGGCCCCTACGAATTCGAAGCGGATTCGGAAGCCGGCAATGTCTTCGGCCGCTTCCTGCTGTTCTACCTTGCGCCCTTCGTGCTGTTCGTCGGCGGCGTCGCCATGGCAGGCATGGGCATGCTCGCGGGCTATGGCGTGGGGGGCGAGGACGGAATGGCCGTCGGCGGAGTGCTGGGCATCATTGGCCTTGCCCTGTTCTTCTACCTCGGCCTCGGCCTGATCGCCGTCGCCTTCTATGCGAAATACTACCGTGAGGTTGTGGGATCGACGCGCTGGCGGAATCTGCAATTCAGCTTCGAGGCTTCGACCATGGACTGGGTCAAATTGCTCGTCGGCGATGCGTTGCTGGTTGTATTCACCTTCGGCCTGGGATTCGTCTTCCTCACCTATCGCCACTGGAAGTTCTTCATGACCCACATGGAGGCGGGCGGCGAGATTCTGCTCGACGAACTGACCCAGTCGACGACCGCGACGTCAAGGCATGGCGAGGGTCTGCTCGACGCCTTCGACATGGGGGCCATCTGA
- a CDS encoding helix-turn-helix transcriptional regulator yields the protein MKNRLKVLRAERNWSQQDLADRLEVSRQSVNAIETGRYDPSLPLAFRIADVFGLAIEEIFIREQ from the coding sequence ATGAAGAACCGCCTCAAGGTGCTCCGGGCCGAACGCAACTGGAGCCAGCAGGATCTTGCCGACCGGCTCGAGGTCAGCCGCCAGAGCGTCAATGCCATCGAGACCGGTCGCTACGACCCCTCGCTACCGCTCGCCTTCCGCATCGCCGATGTATTCGGCCTCGCCATCGAAGAAATTTTCATTCGCGAACAATAA
- a CDS encoding alkaline phosphatase D family protein, whose protein sequence is MIATEPPQSAPLAALDRRTLFKAGAFGIGLVGLQGTLHAASRGFSHGVASGEPGVDKVLLWTRFVGDQSTALEFQLSETLDFATPVSGGSAIAQPENDWCAKAWADGLRAGTWYYYRFVAPDGSMSDIGRTKTLPEGPTEKFRMAVFSCSNIGFGWFNAYAHAAAANEFDCAFHLGDYFYEYAPGTYPSANEVAPGRTVWPPQELVHLADYRARFAAYRSDPDLRRLHQVYPLISVWDDHETANDSWEGGAENHQPASEGEWSVRKAAAIKAYREWMPVSDESWASYEIGDLATLFRLETRLTARAEQFSYGKILAGTTKPEEAMAALSAFKDGAWRDPSRELLGMAQQGWLADGMRQSAGAGKRWQVLVQQVLMGSVATATSLIDALPDDLPGYIRQRILSGALASEAGLPLNMDAWDGYPMAREKVLAAALNANANLVSLAGDTHNAWAFDLDLDGEPVGVEFGGHSVTSPGFESYLPFLKADTVESATVERNKQLRWMDSSRRGYMAVELTPDSATSEYRFVSSVKERGAGVNATKRISSPHGTRVLDVG, encoded by the coding sequence ATGATCGCCACCGAACCGCCGCAGTCTGCACCCCTGGCCGCACTCGATCGCCGTACCCTGTTCAAGGCGGGCGCCTTCGGCATCGGCCTGGTAGGTCTCCAAGGCACCCTCCACGCGGCAAGCCGGGGCTTCAGCCACGGTGTCGCCAGTGGCGAACCCGGGGTCGACAAGGTGCTGCTGTGGACGCGCTTCGTCGGCGACCAGTCGACTGCGCTGGAGTTCCAGCTCTCCGAAACGCTCGATTTCGCCACTCCCGTTTCCGGCGGCAGCGCGATCGCCCAGCCGGAAAACGACTGGTGTGCCAAGGCCTGGGCCGACGGCTTGCGCGCAGGAACATGGTACTATTACCGCTTCGTCGCGCCCGATGGCTCGATGTCCGATATCGGCCGCACCAAGACGCTGCCCGAGGGCCCGACCGAGAAATTCAGGATGGCGGTGTTCTCCTGCTCGAACATCGGCTTCGGCTGGTTCAACGCTTATGCCCATGCGGCAGCTGCCAACGAGTTCGACTGCGCTTTCCACCTCGGCGACTATTTCTACGAATACGCCCCCGGCACCTATCCCTCGGCGAACGAGGTCGCGCCGGGTCGCACGGTGTGGCCGCCGCAGGAGCTCGTCCACCTTGCCGATTACCGCGCGCGCTTTGCCGCCTATCGCAGCGATCCGGACCTGCGCCGCCTGCATCAGGTCTATCCGCTGATCAGCGTTTGGGACGATCACGAGACTGCCAACGATTCATGGGAAGGCGGCGCGGAAAACCACCAGCCCGCCAGCGAAGGCGAATGGAGCGTGCGCAAGGCCGCCGCCATCAAGGCCTATCGCGAATGGATGCCGGTGTCGGACGAATCCTGGGCGAGCTACGAGATCGGCGACCTGGCGACGCTGTTCCGCCTCGAAACGCGCCTGACCGCACGGGCCGAACAATTCTCCTATGGCAAAATCCTGGCCGGAACGACCAAGCCCGAGGAAGCGATGGCCGCGCTGTCGGCGTTCAAGGACGGTGCCTGGCGCGATCCCTCGCGCGAACTGCTCGGAATGGCTCAGCAGGGCTGGCTCGCCGACGGAATGCGACAGTCGGCAGGGGCGGGCAAGCGCTGGCAGGTGCTGGTGCAGCAGGTGCTGATGGGCAGCGTGGCGACTGCGACCAGCCTCATCGATGCCCTGCCCGACGACCTGCCCGGCTATATCCGCCAGCGCATCCTTTCGGGCGCGCTCGCTTCCGAGGCGGGCCTCCCGCTCAACATGGACGCATGGGACGGTTATCCGATGGCGCGGGAGAAGGTGTTGGCAGCGGCGCTCAACGCCAATGCCAATCTCGTCAGTCTCGCCGGCGACACGCACAATGCCTGGGCCTTCGACCTCGACCTCGACGGGGAACCGGTGGGCGTCGAATTCGGCGGCCATTCGGTGACCTCTCCGGGTTTCGAGAGCTACCTGCCGTTCCTCAAGGCGGACACGGTCGAGAGTGCGACGGTGGAACGCAACAAGCAGCTGCGCTGGATGGATTCCTCGCGCCGCGGCTACATGGCGGTCGAACTCACGCCCGATTCCGCGACGAGCGAATACCGCTTCGTCTCGAGCGTCAAGGAACGGGGCGCAGGGGTCAACGCGACAAAGCGGATATCGAGCCCGCACGGCACCCGCGTGCTCGACGTGGGTTGA
- the thrS gene encoding threonine--tRNA ligase, which yields MTELLKISLPDGSVREMERGSTPADVAAAIGPGLAKAAIAARVDGELRDINRPFEGDAELALVTSRDEEDALELARHDFAHVLAEAVQALWPGTQITFGPATDDGFYYDVKAPEGREPFGMDDLPAIEEKMREIIRADKPLTREVWSRQQLIDKWEADGEVFKAEWARELPEGEELTVYRSGDDWLDMCRGPHLASTGKLDPQAFKLMRVAGAYWRGDQRNPQLTRIYGTGWLNKKQLDAHLHRLEEAAKRDHRKLGREMNLFHLQEEAHGSVFWHPQGYVIYRMLEDYIRRAVQGADCREVKTPQVMDARQWEKSGHWGKYRENMFVIPDEVPNTEDEGPIVSDAAEWMALKPMNCPAHVLIFKQGIKSYRDLPLRLVENGCCHRNEPHGALHGLMRVRQFTQDDGHIFCREDQIVEEVRNFCELADKVYKDFGFTYAVKLALRPEQRFGSDEDWDKAENELRQAVIDAGLATEEYGWEELPGEGAFYAPKLEWHLTDAIGRTWQVGTIQSDRVLPERLDASYIGEDGERHRPVMLHRAIFGSYERFIGILIEHFAGRLPTWLAPTQAVVATIVSDADGYAKEVEAKLEAAGIRVAADLRNEKINYKVREHSLAKVPHMLVVGMREAEEGTVAVRTLGEQHQKVMSLDEAIAMLKAEATPPDLR from the coding sequence ATGACGGAACTACTCAAGATCAGCCTGCCCGACGGTTCGGTGCGCGAAATGGAACGCGGCAGCACGCCCGCGGACGTCGCCGCGGCCATCGGGCCGGGCCTCGCCAAGGCGGCCATCGCGGCGCGCGTGGACGGCGAACTGCGCGACATCAACCGCCCCTTTGAAGGCGATGCCGAACTCGCGCTCGTCACCAGCCGTGACGAGGAAGACGCGCTTGAACTGGCGCGTCACGACTTCGCCCATGTCCTCGCCGAAGCAGTGCAGGCGCTGTGGCCCGGAACGCAGATCACCTTCGGTCCGGCGACCGACGACGGCTTCTATTACGACGTGAAGGCGCCCGAGGGCCGCGAGCCGTTCGGCATGGATGATTTGCCCGCGATCGAGGAAAAGATGCGCGAGATCATCCGCGCCGACAAGCCGCTGACGCGCGAGGTCTGGAGCCGCCAGCAGCTCATCGACAAGTGGGAAGCCGACGGCGAGGTCTTCAAGGCCGAGTGGGCGCGCGAACTGCCCGAGGGCGAGGAACTGACGGTCTACCGCTCGGGCGACGACTGGCTCGACATGTGCCGCGGGCCGCACCTCGCGAGCACGGGCAAGCTCGACCCGCAGGCCTTCAAGCTGATGCGCGTCGCCGGTGCCTATTGGCGCGGCGACCAGCGCAACCCGCAGCTGACGCGCATCTACGGTACGGGCTGGCTCAACAAGAAGCAGCTCGACGCCCACCTCCACCGACTGGAAGAGGCCGCCAAGCGCGACCACCGCAAGCTGGGCCGCGAGATGAACCTGTTCCATTTGCAGGAAGAGGCGCACGGCTCGGTCTTCTGGCACCCGCAAGGCTACGTCATCTACCGCATGCTGGAGGACTATATCCGCCGTGCGGTGCAGGGCGCCGATTGTCGCGAGGTCAAGACGCCGCAGGTGATGGACGCGCGCCAGTGGGAGAAGTCCGGCCACTGGGGCAAGTATCGCGAGAACATGTTCGTCATCCCCGACGAGGTGCCCAACACCGAGGACGAAGGTCCGATCGTCTCCGACGCCGCCGAATGGATGGCGCTGAAGCCAATGAACTGCCCCGCGCACGTCCTCATCTTCAAGCAGGGCATCAAGTCCTACCGCGACCTGCCGCTGCGCCTTGTCGAGAATGGCTGCTGCCACCGCAACGAACCACATGGAGCGCTTCACGGCCTCATGCGCGTGCGCCAGTTCACGCAGGACGACGGCCACATATTCTGCCGCGAGGACCAGATCGTCGAAGAGGTACGCAACTTCTGTGAACTGGCCGACAAGGTCTACAAGGACTTCGGTTTCACCTACGCGGTGAAGCTTGCCCTGCGCCCCGAACAGCGTTTCGGTTCGGACGAGGACTGGGACAAGGCCGAGAACGAACTGCGGCAAGCAGTGATCGACGCCGGCCTCGCGACCGAGGAATACGGCTGGGAGGAACTGCCGGGCGAAGGCGCTTTCTATGCGCCGAAGCTCGAATGGCACCTGACCGATGCCATCGGCCGTACCTGGCAGGTCGGCACGATCCAGTCGGACCGCGTCCTGCCCGAGCGTCTCGATGCGAGTTACATCGGCGAGGACGGTGAACGCCACCGTCCGGTGATGCTGCACAGGGCGATTTTCGGCTCTTATGAGCGCTTCATAGGCATCCTGATCGAGCATTTCGCCGGTCGCCTGCCGACCTGGCTCGCTCCGACGCAGGCTGTGGTGGCGACGATCGTCTCGGACGCGGACGGCTACGCGAAGGAGGTCGAGGCCAAGCTCGAAGCGGCGGGTATCCGCGTCGCCGCCGACCTGCGCAACGAGAAGATCAACTACAAGGTTCGCGAACATTCGCTCGCCAAGGTCCCGCACATGCTGGTCGTCGGCATGCGCGAGGCAGAGGAGGGCACGGTCGCGGTCCGCACGCTCGGCGAACAGCACCAGAAGGTGATGAGCCTCGACGAGGCGATCGCCATGCTCAAGGCCGAGGCGACCCCGCCCGACCTGCGCTGA
- a CDS encoding TSUP family transporter → MEIAGFALWQVGIALVATFASAYVRGLAGFGLAILLVPVLALALKPVEAVLIANVLGLTIGLTEIRHLIRTAEKSAFHIAGIVILTTAPGMAVLAITPAPVARFLIALVALSAFIAVLLPPRAPEMPGRINTLLTGVASGLLTGFAGMPGPPVVPYYVGRAIPREVAKASMVLVFTAASSAGIASGVALGTMHWRLLLLALALFPVVLVGNALGRRALGKISDRAWRIFAAVVLGAASFAALLKLI, encoded by the coding sequence GTGGAAATCGCGGGCTTCGCATTGTGGCAGGTGGGGATTGCACTCGTCGCAACCTTCGCCTCCGCCTATGTGCGCGGCCTCGCGGGCTTCGGGCTGGCCATCCTGCTGGTACCGGTCCTCGCGCTGGCGCTGAAGCCGGTCGAGGCGGTTCTGATCGCCAATGTGCTTGGCCTGACCATCGGTCTCACCGAAATCCGCCACCTCATCAGGACGGCAGAGAAGTCGGCGTTCCACATTGCGGGTATCGTGATCCTGACCACGGCTCCGGGCATGGCAGTGCTCGCGATCACGCCTGCGCCTGTTGCACGTTTCCTCATCGCGCTGGTCGCGCTTTCCGCATTCATCGCGGTTCTTCTACCTCCGCGGGCACCGGAGATGCCGGGCAGGATAAACACGCTGCTGACCGGCGTCGCGAGCGGATTGCTGACCGGCTTTGCAGGAATGCCCGGCCCGCCGGTGGTGCCCTATTACGTCGGCCGAGCCATCCCGCGCGAAGTCGCCAAGGCGTCGATGGTGCTGGTTTTCACTGCCGCATCGAGCGCAGGCATCGCTTCCGGCGTAGCCTTGGGCACGATGCACTGGCGCCTGCTGCTGCTCGCTCTGGCGCTGTTTCCGGTTGTTCTGGTCGGCAATGCACTGGGACGTCGCGCACTCGGCAAGATCAGCGACCGGGCCTGGCGCATTTTCGCGGCCGTTGTACTGGGTGCCGCGTCGTTCGCGGCGCTTCTCAAGCTTATCTGA
- a CDS encoding agmatine deiminase family protein, whose product MAAMMPPEWAKQDWLWIGFPHDADEWPEVLPRAQEQIAAFASAVAESGQEVRLLVRDAVNEARARSLVTGGVKLERRRYGDVWLRDTGPLVLGDGSARRFGFNGWGGKYLMDGDQTIGAELARDAGLPVTTCDWILEGGAIDGDGTGLVATTEQCLLNPNRNPQLSREEIEARLKSNLGFDRVLWLGEGLINDHTDGHVDNLARFVAPNTLCLPRATGSDDPNAAIYADARQRAEEAGVIAKEIPSPGLITSGDRIEPASYANFAITSHLVVVPTFGSPHDGDGVAAIAELFPDRATIGLPGDAVLAGGGGFHCASQQMPSV is encoded by the coding sequence ATGGCTGCGATGATGCCGCCCGAATGGGCGAAGCAGGACTGGCTGTGGATCGGCTTCCCGCATGACGCCGACGAATGGCCTGAAGTGCTCCCGCGCGCGCAGGAGCAGATTGCGGCTTTCGCCAGTGCGGTGGCCGAAAGCGGGCAGGAGGTGCGCCTTCTGGTTCGCGATGCGGTCAACGAAGCGCGGGCGCGTTCGCTGGTCACCGGCGGAGTGAAGCTGGAGCGACGCCGCTACGGCGACGTCTGGCTGCGCGACACCGGGCCGCTGGTGCTCGGCGACGGCAGTGCCCGACGCTTCGGGTTCAACGGCTGGGGTGGCAAGTATCTGATGGACGGAGACCAGACGATCGGTGCCGAACTCGCGCGCGATGCCGGCCTGCCGGTCACGACTTGCGACTGGATCCTTGAGGGCGGCGCGATCGACGGAGACGGTACGGGGCTCGTCGCGACGACCGAGCAGTGCCTGCTCAATCCCAACCGCAACCCGCAACTGTCGCGCGAGGAGATCGAGGCGCGGCTGAAATCAAACCTCGGCTTCGACCGAGTGTTGTGGCTCGGCGAAGGCCTGATCAACGACCACACCGACGGCCATGTCGACAACCTCGCCCGCTTCGTGGCGCCAAACACGCTGTGCCTGCCGAGAGCGACGGGCAGCGATGACCCGAATGCCGCGATCTATGCCGACGCCAGGCAGCGGGCCGAGGAGGCGGGCGTGATCGCGAAGGAAATTCCCTCGCCCGGCCTCATCACCAGCGGCGACCGGATCGAACCCGCCAGCTATGCCAATTTTGCGATCACGAGCCATCTCGTGGTGGTGCCGACCTTTGGCAGCCCGCACGACGGAGACGGCGTGGCAGCAATCGCGGAGCTGTTTCCGGACCGGGCGACCATCGGTCTGCCAGGGGACGCAGTGCTGGCTGGAGGCGGCGGATTCCATTGCGCCAGCCAACAAATGCCGTCAGTCTGA
- a CDS encoding M28 family peptidase translates to MKRLTLAATAALLLSACSMGADTDTKAATGFDVPDVPAGELSEDTMKRVVEKLSSDEFEGRAPGTPGEEKTVAYLIEEFQKAGLEPGNNGSWVQKVPLVEITGEDFAPLAVTGKDGKAMSFAYGTDWVGATYRENGRIDLKDSELVFVGFGINAPEKGWNDYAGLDMKGKTAVILVNDPDYETEGLKGEFNGRAMTYYGRWTYKYEEAARQGAAAAIIIHDTFPAAYGWNVVESSWTGPQVHAQRGDKGADQTLINGWVQKPVAEKIFTAAGQDLTKLTAAAKQKGFKPVSLGVKASTGFGNAIRTFESQNVVGMLKGSEAPEDYVLYSAHWDHLGRCKPDASGDDICNGAVDNATGAAALVALAEASVKAGPARRSQVFLAVTAEESGLLGSEYYAANPVFPLAQTVGGLNIDGLIPGGRSNDVTIVGGGKSELDKFLDWALGAEKRTGTPEPTPEKGYYYRSDHFSMAKRGVPMLYIDAGEDLENGGKEAGAKLSEDYTVNRYHQPSDEFDAGWDLSGLMQQLQLYYRIGRSMAMSQGWPNWVEGDEFKATRDETCAADDKGC, encoded by the coding sequence ATGAAACGCCTCACCCTTGCCGCCACGGCTGCGCTGCTGCTCTCTGCCTGCTCGATGGGCGCCGATACAGATACCAAGGCCGCGACCGGTTTCGACGTCCCCGATGTCCCCGCCGGCGAATTGTCGGAAGACACGATGAAACGCGTTGTCGAGAAGCTGTCCTCCGACGAATTCGAGGGCCGCGCGCCGGGCACGCCGGGAGAGGAAAAGACCGTCGCCTATCTGATCGAGGAGTTCCAGAAGGCCGGGCTCGAGCCGGGCAATAACGGCAGCTGGGTGCAGAAGGTACCCCTGGTCGAGATTACCGGGGAGGATTTCGCTCCGCTCGCGGTCACGGGCAAGGACGGCAAGGCAATGAGCTTTGCCTACGGCACCGACTGGGTCGGCGCGACCTATCGCGAGAACGGGCGGATCGACCTCAAGGACAGCGAACTCGTCTTCGTCGGCTTCGGCATCAACGCGCCCGAGAAGGGCTGGAACGACTATGCCGGCCTCGACATGAAGGGCAAGACGGCGGTCATCCTGGTCAATGATCCGGACTACGAGACCGAAGGGCTGAAGGGCGAGTTCAACGGCCGAGCCATGACCTACTATGGTCGCTGGACCTACAAGTACGAGGAAGCGGCAAGGCAGGGCGCGGCAGCCGCAATCATCATACACGATACTTTCCCCGCCGCCTATGGCTGGAACGTGGTCGAATCTTCCTGGACCGGGCCGCAGGTTCACGCCCAGCGTGGCGACAAGGGTGCGGACCAGACGCTCATCAATGGCTGGGTGCAGAAGCCGGTAGCGGAGAAAATCTTCACTGCCGCCGGACAGGATCTCACCAAGCTGACCGCCGCTGCCAAGCAGAAGGGCTTCAAACCGGTTTCGCTCGGCGTGAAGGCCTCAACCGGCTTTGGCAATGCGATCCGAACCTTTGAATCGCAGAACGTCGTCGGCATGCTGAAGGGCAGCGAGGCACCGGAGGATTACGTCCTCTATTCGGCGCACTGGGACCATCTGGGCCGATGCAAACCCGATGCATCGGGCGACGACATCTGCAATGGCGCAGTCGACAATGCTACCGGCGCGGCAGCCCTCGTGGCGCTGGCCGAGGCAAGCGTAAAGGCCGGCCCCGCGCGCCGCAGCCAGGTGTTCCTGGCGGTCACAGCCGAGGAATCGGGCCTGCTCGGCAGCGAATACTATGCCGCGAACCCGGTCTTCCCGCTGGCGCAGACGGTGGGCGGCCTCAACATCGACGGCCTGATCCCCGGCGGCCGTTCGAACGACGTGACCATCGTCGGCGGCGGCAAAAGCGAACTCGACAAGTTCCTCGACTGGGCGCTGGGTGCGGAAAAGCGCACCGGCACCCCCGAACCCACGCCGGAGAAGGGCTATTACTACCGTTCCGATCACTTCAGCATGGCCAAGCGCGGCGTGCCGATGCTCTATATCGACGCGGGCGAGGACCTGGAGAACGGCGGCAAGGAAGCAGGCGCGAAGCTGTCGGAAGACTACACCGTCAACCGCTATCACCAGCCGAGCGACGAATTCGACGCCGGCTGGGACCTCTCGGGCCTGATGCAGCAGCTCCAGCTCTATTACCGGATCGGCCGCAGCATGGCGATGTCGCAGGGCTGGCCCAACTGGGTCGAAGGCGACGAGTTCAAGGCCACGCGTGACGAGACCTGCGCTGCCGACGACAAAGGCTGCTGA